The following are from one region of the Chloroflexota bacterium genome:
- a CDS encoding glycosyltransferase family 2 protein, with translation MPSISVVLPAHNEEENLPQMLRATTEVLSKITSDYEIIVVDDGSTDHTAEITQSWAQSDAHIRLQQHPRNVGYGGALATGFAAATKELVLLTDSDNQFDVTEINKLLPLIDQADLVVGYRAPRRDPFVRRLNGLGWNMLVNLLFGYTCRDVDCAFKLFKRSILQKVRIVSRGATFSAEFLVRARRQGYRIREVPVKHLPRLAGVQSGARPDVIWRAFGELVRFRLTLWREKRSGQGEAV, from the coding sequence TTGCCAAGCATTTCGGTGGTGCTGCCCGCCCACAATGAGGAGGAGAATCTTCCGCAGATGCTGAGGGCTACGACAGAGGTCCTCAGTAAGATAACGAGTGACTATGAGATTATCGTCGTTGATGATGGTAGCACCGATCACACGGCGGAGATCACCCAGAGTTGGGCTCAATCAGATGCCCATATCCGCCTGCAGCAGCATCCGCGGAATGTGGGCTATGGTGGGGCGTTGGCTACTGGTTTCGCTGCGGCAACCAAGGAGTTGGTCCTTCTCACCGATAGTGATAACCAGTTCGATGTGACTGAGATCAATAAGCTTTTGCCGCTCATCGACCAGGCCGACCTGGTCGTCGGCTATCGTGCCCCCCGACGTGACCCATTCGTGCGCCGGCTCAACGGTCTCGGCTGGAATATGCTCGTAAACCTGTTGTTTGGCTATACCTGCCGCGATGTTGATTGTGCCTTTAAGCTCTTCAAACGGAGCATTTTGCAAAAAGTGCGCATCGTTTCCCGCGGGGCCACCTTCAGCGCCGAGTTCCTGGTTAGGGCGCGGCGGCAAGGTTACCGCATTCGGGAGGTGCCGGTTAAACATCTCCCTCGCCTGGCTGGCGTGCAGAGTGGCGCCCGTCCGGATGTTATCTGGCGCGCCTTTGGGGAGCTGGTCAGGTTTCGTCTCACCCTGTGGCGGGAGAAGCGCTCCGGCCAGGGGGAGGCGGTTTAG
- a CDS encoding polysaccharide deacetylase family protein, whose translation MMQHSSLIMRRQAIVKPFATLAQLIGLIALVLTTTVAGCGSPSTSNPTPNPTPSTAAVTRAVPTPTPTSTPALDLSKIRPNELGKVLILEYHRIGLEELRWTRSEVNFRHDLELFYAKGYRLISLSDFINNKINLPAGYSPLILTFDDSSDSQFRYIKSGGELKIDPHCALGILEDFSSQHPDFGLKATWYVLPAAAPPNDLFDQPEYARQKLQYLVQRGMEIGNHTYWHQPLGQVSDQEVQKQLALAVKATQEAVPGYQVLSLALPLGEYPKNKNLAIHGSYKGVEYNHKAIVLVGAEPAPAPNRKDYAPYALPRVQAIQSELDHWLSYLDQNPLERYVSDGDPDRITFPTALNDKYNSAATLREVPAPGPGYRTILLR comes from the coding sequence ATGATGCAACACTCATCTTTAATCATGCGGCGACAGGCGATCGTGAAACCCTTCGCAACCCTGGCACAGCTCATAGGTCTGATCGCGCTCGTTCTGACGACTACAGTCGCTGGGTGTGGTTCTCCTTCCACGTCTAATCCCACCCCCAACCCAACGCCCTCAACCGCGGCTGTGACCAGGGCCGTCCCCACCCCAACACCCACCTCCACTCCTGCTCTAGACCTGAGCAAAATCAGACCCAACGAATTGGGCAAGGTGCTCATCCTGGAGTATCATCGCATCGGTCTTGAGGAGTTACGCTGGACCAGAAGCGAGGTCAATTTTCGCCACGATCTGGAGCTGTTTTATGCTAAGGGCTATCGCCTCATCAGCCTGAGCGATTTCATCAACAATAAGATCAACCTGCCGGCTGGCTATTCGCCCCTCATCCTCACCTTCGATGACTCCTCCGATAGCCAGTTCAGATATATAAAAAGCGGCGGCGAGCTTAAGATTGACCCTCATTGCGCCCTCGGCATCCTGGAGGATTTCTCTAGCCAACATCCCGACTTTGGGCTGAAAGCCACCTGGTATGTCTTGCCCGCCGCTGCCCCACCCAACGACCTCTTCGATCAACCTGAGTATGCCAGGCAGAAGCTGCAGTATCTTGTCCAGCGAGGTATGGAGATCGGCAATCACACCTATTGGCATCAGCCGCTAGGACAAGTGAGCGATCAGGAGGTACAAAAGCAACTGGCCCTGGCCGTCAAGGCCACTCAGGAGGCCGTGCCTGGTTACCAGGTACTCAGTCTGGCCCTACCACTGGGCGAATATCCAAAGAATAAGAACCTGGCCATCCACGGCTCCTATAAGGGGGTTGAATATAACCATAAGGCCATCGTCCTGGTTGGCGCCGAGCCGGCTCCGGCCCCAAACCGTAAAGACTACGCTCCTTATGCCCTACCACGGGTGCAGGCCATACAGTCAGAGTTGGACCACTGGTTGAGCTATCTGGACCAGAACCCTCTGGAGAGATACGTCAGCGATGGTGATCCCGACCGTATCACCTTCCCCACAGCGCTCAACGATAAGTACAATTCAGCTGCGACGCTTAGAGAGGTCCCCGCGCCTGGGCCAGGCTATCGGACGATCCTGCTGCGCTGA
- a CDS encoding glycosyltransferase family 4 protein — MVPATRFNILKVAPTTFFSDYGCHVRILEETLALQQLGSEVVICTYHGGRDWPTLDIRRIPRIPWLHNPQVGSSRHKLYLDVLLSLQTLGTSWQESPNIVHAHLHEGALIGYFISRVHRCPLVFDFQGSLTKEMIDHNFLRADSHFYKPLRRLEMVINRWADVIITSTAHAAELLVRQFGCAPAKIYPVPDCVNIQRFRPRWEVADELKIELKRQLGIPLERKLIVYLGLLAEYQGSGHLLQAAATLIQRGYDAHFLLMGFPGQKRYEALARSLGISAYVTFTGRLPYEDAPLYLALGDVAVAPKLSETEGNGKLLNYMAVGLPTVAFDTPVSREILGECGVYAEAGNAQALATAFESLLKDEREALERGRELRDRAVAAYSWEQAGRMILEVYERAAG; from the coding sequence ATGGTACCGGCCACCAGGTTCAACATACTTAAAGTGGCCCCCACCACCTTCTTTTCCGACTATGGCTGCCATGTACGCATTTTAGAGGAGACGTTAGCCCTGCAACAGCTGGGTAGCGAGGTAGTCATCTGTACCTACCATGGGGGACGTGATTGGCCCACGCTGGATATACGCAGAATACCACGGATACCCTGGCTTCATAATCCACAGGTTGGATCGTCTAGACATAAGCTCTATCTGGATGTTCTCCTTTCGTTGCAAACGCTGGGTACTAGCTGGCAAGAGAGTCCCAACATCGTGCACGCCCACCTCCATGAGGGCGCTCTGATCGGCTATTTCATTTCCCGTGTGCATCGCTGTCCCCTGGTCTTTGACTTTCAGGGTAGTCTCACCAAGGAGATGATCGATCACAATTTCCTCAGGGCAGATAGCCACTTTTATAAGCCGCTCCGCCGCCTGGAGATGGTTATTAACCGCTGGGCCGATGTGATCATCACCAGCACGGCGCATGCGGCTGAGCTCCTGGTGCGTCAATTCGGCTGTGCTCCCGCCAAGATTTATCCCGTACCAGATTGCGTCAATATCCAGCGCTTCCGACCGAGATGGGAGGTTGCTGACGAGCTGAAGATAGAGTTAAAAAGACAGCTGGGTATCCCTCTTGAGCGTAAGCTCATCGTTTACCTCGGTCTGCTGGCCGAATACCAGGGGAGCGGTCACCTCCTACAGGCAGCGGCCACTCTGATCCAGCGGGGATATGACGCTCATTTTCTACTTATGGGCTTCCCCGGGCAAAAGCGCTATGAGGCCCTGGCCCGTTCGCTCGGCATCTCTGCCTATGTTACTTTTACTGGACGTCTTCCTTATGAAGATGCCCCTCTTTACCTGGCCTTGGGTGATGTAGCCGTAGCACCGAAGCTGTCTGAGACGGAAGGAAATGGGAAGTTGCTGAATTATATGGCTGTCGGACTGCCCACCGTCGCTTTTGATACGCCGGTAAGCCGGGAAATCCTGGGCGAGTGTGGTGTTTATGCCGAGGCTGGCAACGCCCAAGCGTTGGCTACAGCCTTTGAGTCGTTGCTTAAAGATGAGCGCGAGGCGCTGGAGCGGGGGAGAGAATTGCGGGACAGGGCGGTCGCCGCCTATTCCTGGGAACAGGCCGGGCGAATGATCCTGGAAGTTTATGAGAGGGCCGCCGGGTGA
- a CDS encoding HIT domain-containing protein — translation MKRLWTPWRLDYILGEKATGCIFCEKARENRDRENYILYRGERGFIMLNLYPYNNGHLMVVPYAHVCGLEELDEATLAELMRLVKRGTAALQRAMNPEGFNIGMNIGKVAGAGIADHVHLHVVPRWAGDTNFIPVLSDTRLIPELPETTYERLIAAGIAAD, via the coding sequence GTGAAAAGGCTCTGGACCCCCTGGCGTTTGGATTATATCCTGGGAGAGAAGGCCACAGGCTGCATCTTCTGTGAGAAGGCCAGGGAGAACAGGGATAGAGAAAACTACATCCTGTACAGGGGGGAGAGAGGCTTCATCATGCTCAACCTCTATCCCTACAATAATGGTCACCTTATGGTTGTGCCCTATGCTCACGTGTGTGGGCTGGAGGAGTTGGATGAGGCCACCCTGGCCGAATTGATGCGCCTGGTTAAGCGAGGGACGGCGGCCCTGCAAAGAGCGATGAACCCGGAGGGCTTCAACATAGGGATGAACATAGGCAAAGTGGCCGGCGCAGGCATCGCAGACCATGTGCACCTCCACGTCGTCCCACGTTGGGCGGGAGACACCAACTTCATTCCGGTGCTTTCCGACACGCGACTCATTCCGGAACTGCCGGAAACGACCTACGAGCGGCTTATCGCCGCTGGCATCGCTGCGGACTGA
- a CDS encoding nucleoside hydrolase, with translation MRRFLIDTDTASDDAVALLMAVRSPHVRVEGVTVVAGNVPLQQAVKNALNTLELAGVNDVPVYPGLAKPLLRDHVDATDIHGPDGMGNLQLPAPRLQPRSEHAVDAIIRIIRSAPGEITLVTLGPLSNIALALRKEPRIAQEVKEVYVMGGTAQTLGNITPAAEYNIWCDPEAARIVFHSGMPLMMVGWELAIGPSLLNTQEIESWRALDTPLAHFAIDCNRQVIECCRRLLGSAVLSLPDPVTMAVALDHHVATKVEKRYVDVEITSELTRGQTVVDLWGMTSRAPNVEVCLAIDSDRFKQMLRRLVA, from the coding sequence ATGCGGAGATTTCTCATCGACACGGATACCGCCTCCGATGATGCCGTCGCCTTGTTGATGGCCGTTCGTTCCCCGCATGTGCGGGTAGAAGGCGTTACTGTCGTGGCCGGTAATGTTCCCTTGCAACAGGCGGTAAAGAATGCCCTGAATACGCTGGAGCTGGCTGGTGTCAACGATGTGCCTGTCTACCCGGGTCTGGCTAAGCCACTGCTGCGTGACCATGTGGATGCCACAGACATTCATGGCCCCGACGGGATGGGCAATTTGCAGCTACCAGCGCCGCGCCTGCAACCACGGAGTGAGCACGCCGTGGACGCTATCATTCGTATCATCCGCTCTGCCCCCGGAGAGATCACCCTGGTCACGCTTGGTCCGCTCTCCAACATCGCCCTGGCCTTGCGCAAAGAACCCCGCATCGCCCAGGAGGTGAAAGAGGTTTACGTCATGGGTGGAACGGCCCAAACACTCGGCAACATCACTCCAGCCGCAGAGTACAACATCTGGTGTGATCCGGAGGCGGCACGGATCGTTTTCCATTCAGGCATGCCCCTGATGATGGTGGGCTGGGAGCTCGCCATTGGGCCAAGCTTACTTAACACCCAGGAGATCGAGTCCTGGCGGGCATTGGATACGCCCTTAGCCCATTTTGCCATCGATTGTAATCGCCAGGTGATTGAATGTTGTCGGCGGCTCCTGGGTTCTGCTGTACTGTCCCTACCCGATCCGGTCACCATGGCCGTCGCCCTCGATCACCATGTAGCCACGAAGGTAGAGAAGAGGTACGTTGATGTGGAGATCACCAGCGAACTCACCCGCGGGCAAACCGTGGTTGACCTCTGGGGGATGACCTCCCGAGCACCTAATGTGGAGGTCTGCTTAGCCATCGATAGCGATCGGTTCAAGCAGATGCTGCGCCGCCTCGTTGCATAG